The Syntrophorhabdaceae bacterium genomic interval ACAAAGCGCCCCGAGGAACCCCGCATCGAAGAGTCCTATGGCAAATAGCGCACGTGCCCACATCCCCTTGCCCAGGGGTAAAAGCGGCACGAGAGCCTCCGCAGTCTGCTGCGCATCTTCCACCCCTATGGGCGGATGGTGGTAGAAGAAAGCGGCGCCGGTGGTGATAATGATGAAAACCGCCACGAGACAGGTGAAGAAGGCGCCGGCAAAGGTATCGATCTTTCCGTATTTCACATCCTTGATGTCCAGCCCCTTGTCTACGACGGCGCTTTGCTGGAAGAATATCTGCCACGGAGTGATGGTGGTCCCGATATTGGCCATGATGATGAATAGCAGGTCCGTGGTGAGCCCTTTGGGGAATGAGGGGCTATAGAAGCCCTTGAATACTTCTGACCAGGCTGGGGCATTTCCACTCTTCATGGCCCAGAATGCCGCCGGTATATATACGAAATTAAATCCGCAAAAAAGGAGGGTAACCTTTTCGAAAGTCCAGTATTGTCCCGAAATCACCACCGCCATGAGTATGAGAGTGACTCCGGCAAAGGTGATCCACGGAGGCACGCCGAAGATGCTCATGGCGGCTGTCATTCCTATATACTCGGTCACAAGGGTGAGCCAGTTGACGATGGCGAGATCGATAATGGAAAACCAACCCCAGACGGGCCCGAAGCCGTCGAATATGGCCTCTGCATGACCCCTTTTCGTGACCGCGCCGAGCCGCACCGTCATCTCCTGTATATAGTAGGCCATGGGCACGAGGATGAAGAATGCCCAGAGAAGATTGAAGCCGTACTTCGATCCCGTGACCGCGTAGGTAGAGATACCTCCCGCGTCATTGTCCGCAATCATGGTAATGATGCCGGGTCCGAGAATGGTCAAAAGGAGGACCAAGCGGACGCGGAACCGTCTCATGCGGTGTATGGTCTTGCTGAGCCAATACATAACCGTCCCTCTCCAAAAATTCGGTTCGCTGCTATGTGAGCCGCTTTACGTTTGTTTGAAGCTATTACGTGGCCTGATCCGCCCCGAGAGCTCGCGCCCGAAGCGGGAAGGCCGATGAAGAATTACAGGGGCCGTGAATCCTGCAACGGGGTTGAAAAACTGCTCAGCTCAAACCACTGATGACCGCCAGGGTCGTCTTCCATGATCCTGTCTACTCCTTCTAGTGAGCGTTTTAACAAAAAAC includes:
- a CDS encoding Nramp family divalent metal transporter — encoded protein: MYWLSKTIHRMRRFRVRLVLLLTILGPGIITMIADNDAGGISTYAVTGSKYGFNLLWAFFILVPMAYYIQEMTVRLGAVTKRGHAEAIFDGFGPVWGWFSIIDLAIVNWLTLVTEYIGMTAAMSIFGVPPWITFAGVTLILMAVVISGQYWTFEKVTLLFCGFNFVYIPAAFWAMKSGNAPAWSEVFKGFYSPSFPKGLTTDLLFIIMANIGTTITPWQIFFQQSAVVDKGLDIKDVKYGKIDTFAGAFFTCLVAVFIIITTGAAFFYHHPPIGVEDAQQTAEALVPLLPLGKGMWARALFAIGLFDAGFLGALCISLSTSWAVGEVFGWAHSLNKGVKDAPWFYVVYFFCLASAGAVVLIPGAPLITITMFVQVVAVTLLPAALMFLILLLNDEDLMGEHRNTRWQNIANWSITAFVIIMSSVYGISVLFPGLFGQG